A stretch of the Sphingomonas sp. CL5.1 genome encodes the following:
- a CDS encoding EF-hand domain-containing protein, which yields MTIALALLLQAAVTVTATPPGPGQPPATMVVEPVAMMIAACDADGDGRTTAAELHACVERSFAAIDTGGKGVLGYIGFADWAERWLGDRNALPSPFEVDADGDNRITPAELQVKMAEIFRRLDRDHDGVVTRAECLTIRASVPGDRPGGKHKRRGAPPQ from the coding sequence ATGACGATCGCCCTCGCCCTGCTGCTCCAGGCCGCCGTCACCGTGACCGCCACACCGCCCGGCCCCGGCCAGCCGCCCGCGACGATGGTGGTCGAGCCGGTCGCCATGATGATCGCCGCCTGCGACGCCGACGGTGACGGCCGCACCACCGCCGCCGAGCTTCACGCCTGCGTCGAGCGCAGCTTCGCCGCGATCGACACCGGCGGCAAGGGCGTGCTCGGCTATATCGGATTCGCCGACTGGGCCGAGCGCTGGCTGGGCGACCGCAACGCGCTGCCCAGCCCGTTCGAGGTGGACGCCGACGGCGACAACCGCATCACGCCGGCGGAGTTGCAGGTGAAGATGGCGGAGATCTTCCGCCGGCTCGATCGCGACCATGACGGCGTCGTCACCCGCGCAGAATGCCTCACGATCCGCGCCTCGGTGCCCGGCGACCGCCCCGGCGGCAAGCACAAGAGACGTGGCGCGCCGCCGCAATGA
- the tgt gene encoding tRNA guanosine(34) transglycosylase Tgt yields the protein MTDRFTFTIAATDGAARTGTIAMRRGVIRTPAFMPVGTAATVKAMKPADVAAAGADIILGNTYHLMLRPGAERVARLGGLHGFMGWDRPILTDSGGYQVMSLADLTRRSEDGVSFKSHLDGSRHLLSPERSIEIQRLLGSNIVMAFDELVPTTSTREVQAAAMERSMRWAKRSRAAFDAGGEHAAANAIFGIQQGALDEGLRKASAGALTDIGFDGYAIGGLAVGEGQEAMFGCLDFAPGQLPADRPRYLMGVGKPDDIVGAVERGVDMFDCVLPTRSGRTGQAFTRGGPINIRNARFAEDQGPLDPDCACPVCGTWSRAYLHHLVRAGEILGAMLMTEHNIWFYEALMADLRAAIAAGTLAPFARAFRARYYGSEGE from the coding sequence ATGACCGACCGTTTCACCTTCACCATCGCCGCCACCGACGGCGCGGCGCGCACCGGCACGATCGCGATGCGGCGCGGCGTGATCCGCACCCCCGCCTTCATGCCCGTCGGCACCGCCGCCACCGTCAAGGCGATGAAGCCCGCCGACGTCGCCGCGGCGGGCGCGGACATCATCCTCGGCAACACCTATCACCTGATGCTGCGCCCCGGCGCCGAGCGCGTGGCGCGGCTCGGCGGGCTGCACGGTTTCATGGGCTGGGATCGGCCGATCCTCACCGATTCGGGCGGCTATCAGGTGATGAGCCTCGCCGACCTCACCAGGCGCAGTGAGGATGGCGTGTCGTTCAAGAGCCACCTCGACGGCTCGCGCCACCTGCTCAGCCCGGAGCGGTCGATCGAGATCCAGCGGCTGCTCGGCTCGAACATCGTCATGGCGTTCGACGAGTTGGTGCCGACCACCTCGACGCGCGAGGTGCAGGCGGCGGCGATGGAGCGCTCGATGCGCTGGGCCAAGCGTAGCCGCGCCGCCTTCGACGCGGGCGGGGAACATGCCGCCGCCAATGCGATCTTCGGCATCCAGCAAGGCGCGCTGGACGAGGGGCTGCGCAAGGCTTCGGCCGGGGCGCTGACCGACATCGGCTTCGACGGCTATGCCATCGGCGGCCTCGCGGTGGGCGAGGGGCAGGAGGCGATGTTCGGCTGCCTCGATTTCGCGCCCGGCCAGCTTCCCGCCGACAGGCCGCGCTACCTGATGGGGGTCGGCAAGCCCGACGATATCGTCGGCGCGGTCGAGCGCGGGGTCGATATGTTCGATTGCGTGCTGCCGACGCGCTCGGGGCGCACGGGGCAGGCCTTCACCCGTGGCGGGCCGATCAACATCCGCAACGCGCGCTTCGCGGAGGACCAGGGACCGCTCGATCCCGATTGCGCCTGCCCGGTGTGCGGCACATGGAGCCGCGCCTATCTCCATCATCTCGTCCGCGCGGGCGAGATTCTCGGCGCGATGCTGATGACCGAGCACAACATCTGGTTCTACGAAGCGTTGATGGCGGACCTGCGCGCGGCGATCGCCGCCGGCACGCTCGCCCCGTTCGCCCGCGCGTTCCGCGCACGATATTACGGAAGTGAAGGAGAGTAA
- a CDS encoding O-antigen ligase: MVQSLKLLAFIEFLQFAAIGIFWLCLRNDARRLVRPIDLALIAILPLAGLFLGNKFLFYLVLCTIPFFYMNSSTALASRYLLFLPIFPELSDNIIIGGKFLGDFSAIDFFNLAFFIAMLLTMKLRVRRLTSIDIAAWIFFAACLIMVGRGVPLNGYVRLIATTLLSVIAPFYVISRLIRTRHDASDAALFLALGGFINAVVAVFEARRGWPLYQAYYNALHVDMVGLSATLAIRAGFMRAQGALANPASLGLLLALALLAVLTLRSRFKPAGRYLVMALLSVGIAASQSRGAWIAALFGMCLYFLYNRRTMMLAAFGTIGSIALVIMAAAPSGSHLAQFLGRSGSGRQTAEYRSNLLSRGIQEVLAHPLVGQTRDQLEVTMNDLRQGEHIIDFVNTHLTIALTGGLFMFAAWMAAWSAPMLAGWRVRGWSAARREPGGIALPFAMIGACFACLTLTSTIDRMLPLTMLSIGLMSACVSLVKTTDGAVRRQAATRRHPALAPPMRSA; this comes from the coding sequence ATGGTACAATCGCTCAAACTGCTTGCCTTCATCGAATTCCTGCAATTTGCGGCGATCGGCATTTTCTGGCTGTGTCTGCGCAACGATGCGCGCCGTTTGGTTCGCCCGATCGATCTGGCGCTTATAGCTATTCTCCCGTTAGCCGGTCTATTTTTGGGCAATAAATTTCTATTCTATCTTGTATTGTGTACCATACCATTTTTTTATATGAATTCCAGCACCGCGTTAGCAAGTAGATATCTCTTATTTTTGCCGATTTTTCCTGAACTTTCAGATAATATAATTATTGGAGGAAAGTTTTTAGGTGATTTTTCTGCGATAGATTTTTTCAATCTCGCCTTTTTTATAGCCATGCTCCTTACCATGAAGCTAAGAGTTCGTCGATTAACTTCTATTGACATCGCGGCGTGGATTTTTTTTGCCGCATGCTTGATCATGGTGGGGCGAGGCGTACCACTCAATGGGTACGTTCGACTTATTGCAACAACATTGTTGAGTGTCATTGCGCCATTTTACGTGATTTCGCGCTTGATTCGAACTCGTCATGATGCAAGCGACGCGGCGCTGTTTCTCGCTCTCGGCGGTTTCATCAACGCGGTGGTCGCGGTTTTCGAAGCAAGGCGCGGCTGGCCGCTTTATCAGGCATATTATAACGCGCTTCACGTCGATATGGTCGGGCTGAGCGCCACGCTGGCGATTCGGGCCGGTTTCATGCGCGCACAAGGTGCGCTGGCGAATCCGGCCAGTCTGGGCCTTCTCCTAGCTCTTGCGCTGCTCGCCGTGTTGACGTTGCGTTCCCGATTTAAACCCGCGGGGCGCTATCTAGTCATGGCCCTGCTTTCCGTCGGGATCGCGGCGAGTCAGTCGCGTGGGGCGTGGATCGCCGCTCTGTTCGGGATGTGCCTGTATTTCCTCTACAATCGGCGGACCATGATGCTGGCGGCCTTCGGCACGATCGGGTCGATCGCGTTGGTCATAATGGCGGCTGCGCCGAGCGGCAGTCACCTCGCCCAATTTCTCGGTCGCTCGGGATCTGGGCGGCAGACCGCGGAATATCGCTCCAATCTGCTCAGCCGGGGAATACAGGAAGTACTGGCTCATCCATTGGTGGGGCAAACTCGCGATCAACTCGAAGTGACGATGAACGATTTGCGGCAGGGCGAACATATCATCGATTTCGTCAACACCCACCTGACAATCGCGCTCACCGGAGGCCTGTTCATGTTCGCGGCATGGATGGCGGCATGGTCCGCGCCGATGCTGGCGGGCTGGCGGGTGCGAGGGTGGTCCGCGGCTCGACGCGAACCGGGCGGAATCGCACTGCCCTTCGCGATGATCGGCGCCTGCTTCGCCTGCCTGACGCTGACGTCGACGATCGATAGAATGCTGCCACTGACCATGTTGAGCATCGGCCTGATGAGTGCGTGCGTCAGTCTGGTGAAAACGACGGACGGCGCGGTGCGCCGGCAGGCGGCGACGCGGCGTCACCCGGCGCTGGCTCCGCCGATGCGTTCGGCCTGA